The Coffea arabica cultivar ET-39 chromosome 1e, Coffea Arabica ET-39 HiFi, whole genome shotgun sequence genome has a window encoding:
- the LOC113709346 gene encoding uncharacterized protein, with protein MKSVELFCASPASTAICSSMDQRSMVRQGGIRRIDHHGHRFGDHHHRHKTRTPIPCSSQIPISPRAYFDKTRKSNSSAKQNLESLRRKSSADISDLSSPPPTGSSRHLLSDTPLLELLSDSEHSSSALVPSQPLRSLKYHKFNESTVFRSSMSSTHSYDNPVYEFSWAGRSNDDLHAYKSSSPRSNNDSSVQNSSASRKYDDLHARKSSLSRLIHDDFQAQKSSLSRTDTSLSSKSSLTCRNEGHAYKSPSTPGRPRHQVVELRVTIHCRGCEGKIRKHIAKMEGVTSFSTDLATKKVTVIGNVTPLGVLTSISKVKNAEFWSSPASSSSSSSPTVDMSLVSA; from the exons ATGAAGTCTGTAGAACTATTTTGCGCCTCCCCAGCATCCACAGCCATTTGTTCTAGCATGGACCAACGTAGCATGGTCCGGCAAGGAGGGATTAGGCGGATCGATCACCACGGTCACCGCTTTGGTGATCATCACCACAGGCATAAAACCAGAACTCCAATCCCTTGTTCATCTCAAATTCCCATTAGTCCAAGAGCTTATTTtgataaaaccagaaaaagcAATTCTTCTGCTAAGCAAAATCTTGAATCTCTTCGCAGAAAAAGCTCTGCTGATATCAGTGACCTCTCCAGTCCTCCTCCTACTGGTTCCTCTAGACATTTGTTGAGTGATACCCCGTTACTTGAGCTATTATCAGATTCTGAGCATTCCTCCTCTGCACTTGTACCTAGCCAACCTCTTAGAAGTTTAAAGTACCATAAATTCAATGAGTCAACAGTTTTCAGATCTTCAATGTCCAGCACGCACTCATATGACAATCCTGTGTATGAATTTTCTTGGGCAGGACGGTCAAATGATGATTTACATGCTTATAAATCTTCCTCACCTCGCTCAAACAATGATTCCAGTGTTCAAAACTCTTCAGCATCTCGCAAATATGATGATCTCCATGCTCGAAAATCTTCACTGTCTCGCTTAATTCATGATGATTTCCAAGCTCAGAAATCTTCATTATCTCGGACTGATACTTCACTTTCTAGTAAATCTTCATTAACATGCAGGAATGAGGGGCATGCTTACAAATCTCCATCAACTCCTGGCCGACCCCGTCATCAG GTTGTAGAATTGAGGGTCACAATTCACTGCAGGGGTTGTGaaggaaaaataagaaaacacATTGCCAAAATGGAAG GAGTGACTTCATTCAGCACAGATCTGGCCACAAAAAAAGTAACCGTAATAGGGAATGTGACACCTCTAGGCGTGCTGACGAGCATTTCCAAGGTCAAGAATGCTGAGTTCTGGTCATCACCagcttcatcttcttcttcatcatctccGACGGTGGACATGAGCCTCGTTTCAGCTTAA
- the LOC113709358 gene encoding large ribosomal subunit protein uL29 translates to MARIKVHELRQKNKAELLAQLKDLKAELALLRVAKVTGGAANKLSKIKVVRLSIAQVLTVISQKQKAALREVYKNKKYLPLDLRPKKTRAIRRRLTKHQASLKTERQKKKETYFPLRKYAIKV, encoded by the exons ATGG CCCGGATCAAGGTTCATGAGCTGAGGCAGAAAAACAAAGCCGAGCTTTTGGCTCAGTTGAAGGATCTAAAAGCCGAATTGGCTCTCCTCCGAGTCGCTAAAGTCACCGGTGGCGCCGCCAACAAGCTTTCCAAGAT AAAGGTAGTTAGGTTGTCAATAGCGCAGGTGCTGACGGTGATTTCTCAGAAGCAGAAGGCAGCATTGAGGGAGGTTTACAAGAACAAGAAGTATTTGCCTCTTGACCTCCGCCCTAAGAAGACCAGAGCTATCCGCCGTCGCCTCACCAAACACCAG GCTTCTTTGAAGACAGAAAGACAGAAGAAGAAGGAGACGTACTTTCCCTTGAGGAAATATGCAATTAAGGTTTAG